The sequence TGTAAATAGCGCGTGGTAAAAAATTTGGCCGGGACACCCGTGTTAATCTTTAGATTCTTGAATTCCATTTTGCTGGTGTGGTCGATCTGCACATCGTGCATAATCATGACGGTGGAAAACCAAACTCCATTTATTTTTTTCACCTCCGGAACGGAGAGCTCTTTCCATTTTTTCCCGTCCCGATCGTAAAAAACGGCTTTCAGCGTCGTGAAGGTATCCTTCCGAATCCAGCGCACAATCTTTGAATAGCCGGTTTCTTTGGCAATCTTCGGTGAAGCCGCTGTGGCTTCCACTACAAAGCAGGCCCGCCCGTTTACGGTTTCGTCGGGCAGGCGCTTGTACGTCCAGTCGTTCAGTTTGGGCTTGCCCATATCGTAGTATGTAAAATCGGACGACATGAAATTGCCTCCCTTGCCGCTTGCCGTAATTTTCTTCACGCGGCGCAAAGCCGGCAGATAAAGGTAGCGGTCGTCATCCCGATTCTGGTGCTCAATTGTCAAAAAGGCGGTTCCGCGCACATCGGCCGGTGCGATGATTTTAATCAACATCATGTTTTCGTTCTCGTTTTTCTTTTTAGAATAGAATTTCATTTTGCGCACGCGTGTCTCACCCCGACTGGTCGTCAGCGTCATCACCAGATCGCCCGTCATATCTTTCCAGTTGGATTGGGACAGTACCTTTTGCATGATCTGTTTCCCGGTCAGTGAGGCATCCTGCCGGGCCACACCTACAGTAACCCACGCGGCAAAAATGGCCGCAAGTATGATGAACCGTTTCATTTTTTCCCTCCAATATGATTAAATTTGGGTTTCAGAATCATAAACAGCGTAGGCAGAATCGTGAGCGCTCCGAACGAGGACCAGACCATCGTCAGTGTGATGAGTAATCCCATCAAACTAATACCCTTGAAGGCCGAAAAGAGCAGAATGGCAAATCCGGCTGCAACGGTCAGGGCATTGATAAAAATAGCCACACCCGCCTCTTCCATTGTCTGGTCTGTTGCCTGCTCATAATTGTGGGACTCCAAAAATTTCATCCGGTAGCGGTGATAAAAATGAATGGCATAATCAACGCCTACACCTATGGCAATACTTGAGGTAACCATGGTCATGAGATTCAGGTAAATCCCAAACCACCCCATGATCGCAAAATTCAGAAACATGGCAAAAAACAGGGGCAAAACATTAAAAAGACCGGCTGTGAATGAACGAAACATAAACGCCGTGAGCAAGAATACTAAGAAAAGAGATAAAAAGATGCTTTTCAACTGTCCGGAAACCACCAGATCGTTTACAGCCAGATACAGTTCCGAAACGCCGGTAATATCGGCATGGACCCCATCAAAATGGCGACGGATAAAACCGCGCGTCCAGGTGTCAATCGCTTTCAGATCCGTGCGGCGCGACGTTCTTAAAAATGCCGTCACTTTGGCATTCTGGTAATTGTAATCCACAAGATTCGCAAGATCTTCCGGCTTCCCGGACATTTCATACAGTTGCAGGTATTGGGCAATCAGCTCACGCCCGGGAACTGTGAAACGTTTTTCCACCCATTTTCCGGTGGCGTCGTCAAAGTAGCGGGAGGTTTCTGTCTCTGTTTGGTTCGGGATACGGTAGTAGGCCGGATTGTTGTTGTGGAGAACCTGATTAATCCGGCGAATATAATCGACCAGAGAAAGCGTTCCACCAACGTGCGGAAGGGTTTTCAGCGAATCTTCCAGCATGGCCATTTTTTTAAGGACCAGGGGGTTCTTTATGTAGCCGGGCCGATCCCCTTCAATCACAACGTCAATATAATTAGCACCGGCAAAATGTTTGTTGATTTCCTCCGTGGCCAGCCGAAGCGGGTGGTTTGGCGGAAAATTTTCAATATCACTTGATTCCAGTTGAATTTGGGGAATACCTGCAATAGACACCAGCACAATAAGAACAATCGCAATTGTAACCCCCCATTTGTGCCGAATAAGGAACCGTGCATAAACATGACTCAGTTTATCCAGGCGGCCGCCGGTAATTTCCTTCAATTGCGTAGGAATCTTCATGCGGGCCAAACTGGCCGGGATAAACGTAAGCGAAAGGATCATCGCAAAAAACACACCTGTGGCGGTAAAAATTCCGAGCTGCAGCAACGATGTAACCTGCGAGGTATTCAGCGCCAAAAAGCCAATCATGGTGGTTACAGACGTCATAATGACCGGTCCGTGGAGCTCCATCATTGTAAAATGTACCAGTTTATTTCTATCTTTAATAAAACGCGAATTGGCAAAATAATGGTTTAAAATATGAATCCCGTCAGCCACCCCAATTGAAATCAGCAAAATAGGCAAAATCGTGGTCGAATGTGAAAGCGGAGAGTGCACCAGTGCCATCACCCCAAAGGTCCAGATGACACTAAAGATCACCACTCCGAGTGGAATAAGGACCATTTTTATTCGCTTAAACCGGAAGAGCGGGATGAAAAAAACCACCAGAATGGCCAGAGGGAAAAGCACACGCATGTCCCGGTCCATTCCCCGGGCCAGATAGTAATTAACAACGGGTTTCCCCGTGGCCAGAATTTTAAAGGGGCCGCTCTCTTTCTGGGTGATTTTTATCACTTCTCCCGCAATGATCCGCGGACGGATGGTCTTTTTTAAGAAAAGCATGATACCGGCTGCCTTCCGGTCGTTGGAAATTAAATTTCCCGTAAAAATATTGTCCGAAAGCAATCTCTTTTTGTAAGCGGCCATTTCCTGAGGCGTTCGGGGAATGTTTTGAAGAACTTCCCGCACCTCCATTCCTTCTTCCGTTCCTGTGATAATCTTGGCATTCGTCGGGCTCATTACGGAATAAATCCCCGGCAAATCTTCAAAAACTCTCGTAAGGGAATCAATCTTGGCAATCACGTTGGGTCGAAACAGGCTGTCCGTTTCCACAACAACCAAAATAAAATCGCGGCTGGGAAAAATCTTTCCCACCTTGTCATAAATGCGTTTTGCAGGGATACCCTGTGGAAGAGAGGCCGAAATGTCAGTTTCCACTTTTAAATTCTTAATTTCATACCCAAGAAAAAGCGTGATGACGAAAACCGCGGCCAATACCCACCAAGCGCGTTTAATAATCCATTGAAAAAATGAAGCCATTTGAAAATCCTTTCTATTCTATTTGAGTCCCTGTTCAAATATGGCCGTTAATTGATCAATCATGTGAATGATTTCTGTAAGCGGCGTTTCTCGATAAATTTCAAGATTAATGCCCATAATAATTCCACCCAAGATGCGCCAGAAATTCCTGGGATCAACCGTGCGTATCTTTTCCTCCCGCATTTTTTGAAACAATTTCTCTTCCAGCGGTTTTCTGTATTCAAAATAAGTTTGCCGAAAATTTGAAAATCCGGGTGACTTAAACTGAATCTGTCCACTCTCAAAAGGAAAATAGATGTTGAAAAACGTTTTATGCTCCGTGAAGTAAGACGCATAAAAAAGCAATACCTTCCGCACCATCTGGATAAAGCTTTTTTCTGATGCAATGGCTTGAATAATTTGATCAAAAAAACGGCGCGTATTGTCCTCCAATAATTTTTGGAGGATTTCATCCTTGCTCCTAAAATAATAATAGAGTGTACCCTTACCCAATTCCGCTTCCTGCGCCACATCATCCATCGTAGCCTGATGAAAACCTTTCCGTGAAAACACCTGAATGGCGGCATCTAAAATTAATTGTTGCCGTGCCAAACGTTCCCGTTCTTTGCGATGACGAACAGCCATTTTTAACAATCTCCTTCTATATTCGACTTCATAGTCGAATATAGAATATTTAGTCGAATTTGTCAAGAGTTTTTTTCGAAAATTACATTTTCCTTTCAAATTGGTGTCATTCACTGGGACACATTCCCGTTTTCGAAACCAAAATTTTCTTGATTTCTTATTGAAAACATTGTATATTAAAAGGCAATTTTTTAATGCCCGGTGGAGTAATTGGCAACTCGAGGGACTTTGGATCCCTTGTTGGAGGTTCGAGTCCTCCCCGGGCAGCACTAAGGCGAAGAGAGATCTTCGCCTTTTTTTGTCTCCCTTTTTATATCCGTAAAAAAACCGCAGGGTGCCCGAGTCAAAGTGAAAATTTGGGTCTCGTTCCCAAAACGAAAACTCCAAATCGTCGGCGGCCAAAAAAAAAGCTTTTTTGCTTGATTTCTAATTTAAAATTGCTTAATATATGAAAAATTCAGAAAGATCCTCTTCTATGATAATTTACCGCTCAATCCAAAGATTCTTTTTATTCATTTTTGTTGCGAGCTGGTGGGTTTCTCTCCTTTTTGCGCAACAAACGGGTGGAATCAAAGGGGTTGTCCTGGACCTTAACACCAGAAAACCCGTTGAAGGTGTACTGGTGCGCATTCAAAACACCTCTGCTTCAGCCGTTTCGGACCAAAAAGGCCATTTTTTTCTGCACAAAATCCCCATCGGAACCTACACTCTTGAATTCACTAAAATGGGTTACCAGACGCTTATTCTACCCAAACAACACGTCCTGCCGTCAAAAACCACGCAGGTTATTGCCGAATTAAATCGTTCCTCGGGAGAAAAGGAAGATGTTTTTTACATTGGCGGCATCCGGGTGGAAGCCGACAAGGCAGAGCTACCCAATGACCCTGTTTCCAAGGATGTGGTAAAGTCCGGTGATATCGAAAATCTGCAAGCCTCCAGTTTGGGGGATGTTCTGGAGATCATTCCCGGGGTGGAAAAAACCAATCGTCTGGGGCTGGCACGTTCCATTCAGGCCAGTATTCGCGGTCGAACCAATGATTCCTTTTCCACATTTGGCACAAAGGTTATTTTGGATGATGCCCCGATTTCAAACAACGCCAATCTCCAGCGTTTTTCCAATGTGGCACTGGGACAAAACATTTCGCTCACGACCGGACAGGGAATTGATCTGCGAAACATTCCAGCGGATAATATTGAAAAAGTGGAAGTCATAAAAGGGGTTCCCTCCGTGCGGTACGGGGATTTTACGGAGGGCATTATCAAGGTTGAAACCAAAATTGGTAAACGCCCCCCACGCCTGATTATGAAGCAAAATCCGGACACAAAAGAAATCAATTTTGGGAACGGAATTGTACGCTGGAACACAGGGTTCACCATCGATTTGAACTACGGATACAGTGAGCGCGACCTCCGAAAGGTGGGTGACGAGTACCATCGATTTACGGGGAATCTGATCACACTAAAGCGGTTTTTCGGCAACAAATTGACCGTTAAACACAAAATTTTCGGACAGCGCCTGATTGACGAGGAAAAGCCGACTGATATTCACAAGAATAAGCGGTACAATCGCGGCTACACGATCAACAACGACGTGTGGGGTGATTATGTCATCAATAATTTGACAAAGTTCACCTACAGCCAATATGTCCATTTCCGCAAACAAAACACCTTTGCCCAGAAGTTGGTTGAAGCGGACCCCCGCAGTTACATTGGCTCAATGCGGATTATTGGAGACGAGTGGAATGCAGGGGGGCGCTGGGAATTTCATCTGAAACGACTAATGGGCGAAGCCATCTTTCATGATTTTATTTTCGGAAGCAACATTGAATACGATAAGAACACCGGCAGGGGTGTCATTATTGACAGCACCAAAAACTATTACGGCCCGCTTTCTGGCAAGCGATCGTACAACTTCGACCGCATTCCCGGGCAGGCACTTGTCGGGCTTTATGCCGAGGATAAAATAACACTTCACTACCTTTGGGACCTTACCTGGACACTCGGGCTGCGTTACGATCTCTTTCACCCTCAGTCGGTCACTCTTTCCGGTTTGTGGACTTCAAAACCCTTTATTAAATCCAGGCATGGCAGCTATTTGAGTCCTCGTGTGGGCCTAATTGTTTTTCTCGGCAAAAATAATCGTCTTCGTTTTGGGTATGGTCTATCGGCCAAATCCCCCCCGCTTACAAATGTGTATCGTACGCCTCAAGTTCTGGCGTTCCGCGACACAACGTATCGACACTCCCAGAACAACCCTAATCTGAAGGGCTACCAGCTTAAAAAACTGGATATGGGTCTGGATTCCAGGCTGTTCAACTTTGCCCGAACCTCACTTGAGGGATACTACACCATCCGGGAAGATCAAATGAAAGCCGTCACCTATCCCTTCGGATATTCCGTAAACCCGGACACCATTACAGAGGCCACATACAGCATTTACGAAAATCGGGGCTGGACGCGCCGCTATGGGGTGGAATTGTCTATTCGGACAATAACCTACAAAAACTTGTCCTTTTTATTAAATTTTGCGCATCGCAGCGAAAAATACGGTTCAACGGGTCTTTTTTACTACTCCCACACCGATACGAGCAAAGGACAGCGACCGTGGGTACCCGTGGGAACAGGCTGGAGGAAAAAGGCCATTTTGGATTTTCGAATGTCATACAAAGCCCGCTCCCTCGGAATTTGGGTGTCTCTCTGGGCACAATCTGTGATGTATGAAAAATACCAGCGATACACCGCCCACCCCTATTACTGGTGGGAAAATAATCGAATGCATTATCCGCCCAAAACGGTGTACAATTTGACTGTATCCAAAAGTCTCTGGAAGGGAGCCGAGGTTTCTTTTTATGTAAATAATTTTTTCGACAGTCGAAACTTATATCGTCACCCCTATTTACATACCTATTCAGAACGGACACCTGAAATCTTTTACGGGTTTAAATTGAGCACGCGTCTTTGAACATAGATTATGGCACAAGCCGTGGCAGTTTTGCTTTTTTTGTAAAAAATCGTAGTCTCATCGGAATTCAAACCGAGTACTCAAATGCACTCGGGTGCATGGGGTACAGGTTCGATTCCAAATTCCACATTCTCCGGATCTGGGGTAACAACGACACCATGCGAGTACGCATCTTCCAAATTTTTTGGATTGGATTTCTGCCTGCATTGTTTTTGGCCAGCTGTTTGCAGAAAAAACCGGTCTGTTTCGACGGCAGAGGGGAGGCCCGGGTCTATGTGGAGTTTAAGGAAGCCCCTCAATTGCCCGGAATACCTGTTGAACATGCCAGGGTTACGCTCAAACCCTGGTTTACGGCTGTTATTCCGCCTGAATTTACGGATGAAAACGGTGTGGCCCGGTTTGAGGGTCTCCTTTCAGGGAAATATGCTGTCAGTGCCATGTACAATTTTGATTCGCTTAAAGTATTGGTCGGATCGTCTGATCTGACCATTCGAAGCCCGGAAGCGTCTCACGTTTCTATTTCGATGTATGCCAGCAAACCAGGACTTAAAATCAACGAACTGTACACCGTGGGGCCTCCCAATGACGAATTTTATTTTTATGACCAATTCATTGAGCTTTACAATTCGGCAGATGACACGGCCTATCTGGACGGAATGGTGGTTTGCCGGTTGTTTCAGAACATTGACAACGTGACGTACATATTTCAATTTCCGGGAACCCCGGTAACGGGAAGGCAGTATCCGGTTCCGCCCCATGCATTTGTGGTTCTGGCCGGTGATGCGATTAACCACAAAAAGCTGTTTCCGGGCAGCGTGGATCTGTCCCATGCGGACTGGGAATTCTACAACCCGCTCAGTCCCACGGACCCCAACAACCCGGATGTACCGGATATTGTNNNNNNNNNNNNNNNNNNNNNGGCAAACGCGTGGATTTCATGATCGCTCTCACCAACGATGAGGTGGCTATTGCCACGGGTGAAGATGTGAATTATCAGGATGGTCTTGATTTTGACACCATTCTGGACGGTGTGGAATATCAGAGTTCCCCCACCTATCTGAAAACCCTGGATCCGCGGGTCGATCGGGGATTTGCCGGTGTGGGGCTCACGCGGTACAGCGGGATGTCGATGGAAAGAAAATATCCGGGAATGGACACGGACAATTCCACGGTAGATTTTCGGATTATCCCTCATCCGACCCCCGGGTATCAATACCAGGGACAGAATTAGGAATGGTCTAAATTTTGGAAGCAGGGGTCATTTATGAATTACCCCTGCAGGTGATTTTTAAACGAGGAATGATTGTGTTTTCTAAAAACAACATCTTGCTTTTTTTTATATTTTCAGGTCTGTTAGGATGGGCATTTTTTACCAGCTGTACTCAAAAAAAACCGGTTTGTGCAGAAGGCAACGGTGAAGTGCAGGTATATGTCGATTTCAAGGAGTCGCCCGAATTGCCGGGGATTCCGGTGGAAAACGCAAAAGTGGAGCTGCGTCCGCAATACCTGGCAACCATCCCTCCGTGTTTTACCGATGATCAGGGAATGGCCCGATTTCAGAATTTGATTTCGGGAACGTACATTGCCAGCGCCACATGCCGGTGGGATTCATTGAAGGTTTTGGTCGGTTCGACCAAGTCGAACGTTCTTTCCAATACCACCGTAATCGATACGGTTCATCTTTTTCCAAGCAAACCGGGCCTGAAAATTAATGAGTTGTACACCGTTGGTCCGCCAAACGACGAATTCTACTTTTACGACCAATTCATTGAATTGTACAATTCGGCAGATGACACGGCCTACCTGGATGGAATGATCGTGTGCCGTTTATCACGCGATATCACAAAGGTCACATACATTTTTCAATTTCCCGGTACGCCGGTCATTGGCCGTGACTATCCCGTTCCGCCCCACACATTTGTGGTGCTGGCACAAGACGCCATTGATCACTCAAAAATCATACCGGGCAGTATCGATTTGTCTCATGCCGATTGGGAATTTTATAATCCAAACAGCCCCTCGGATCCCGACAATCCGGATGTACCGAATATTGTCAACATTAAAGTAGGAGAACGAATCGATTTTCTGATCTCGCTTACCAGCGATGAAATTATCATCGCTACCGGAGAAGACGTCAACTATCAGGATGGAATTGATTTCGACACGGTTATTGATGGGGTAGAATATCAGAGCTCTCCCACATCACTAAAAACGCTTGATCCCCGGATTGACCGCGGTTTTACCGGGGTGGGTCTGGTAAAATATTCGGGAATGTCACTTGAAAGAAAATATGCCGGATTGGATACTGACGATTCGCGGGTGGATTTTCATATTATTCCTCATCCAACACCCGGGTACGAATATCGGCCTTAATTTGACTGATTAACGACGGAGTTTTGCTTTGAAATATCTGAAACACATTTTTTTCTCTGCCTTCGTGCTTCTCTCAGGGGCACTCCTTGCCACAAATGTGTGTGCACGGGATAACCGCCTTTCGGCCATGGGCAATCTGCAATTGGCCCTTCCGGATTCGGACAATCAACTCAACTTTTACGATTTTGGACAAAATCCCGCCGGCCTGCAGGCGGATCAAACCTATCGCTGGATGCGAATCTATCTGAATGCACAAAACCACTGGGGACGCTACCGCCGGCTTTACGATCCTGACAACGAGCAGAATTATTCTCTTATTTTCGAGGGCGTCAAAGCCCTTAATTCAAAAGAGACGTTTTGGGGNNNNNNNNNNNNNNNNNNNNNNNNNNNNNNNNNNNNNNNNNNNNNNNNNNNNNNNNNNNNNNNNNTACGAAAAGAATTTTACCCTTACGGATACAACAACCGGGAATTACTGGTACAACGGCCCCATTATTCAAGCCATTTATTCGAGAAAACTGCCGTTGAATTTTTCACTGGGCATCGCATTTAATTACACCGTGCAGCTGGGGCTTAAGGATGTGTACACCAAGGTGGAATCCATTCGGCGCACGATTTTCCCGGGAGTGGGGTTAAGCTGGGGCGTTCAAACCCGTCAGGGGCAACTATCAAGACACCCGTCTTCGCCTGAAAACAGCTTTTCGGAAAGGACCGGATTAAAATACGGGGCGGGAGTTTTCATTTATCCGTACGACAACAAGACCCGCCTGACGGCGGTAAAGGAAATGCGCGATGCGGTCGTCTACCGCCAAATTGGTCTTCTAACCCGCTTTCGGGAGGTGAGAGGCAAATATATTCGGGATTATCGGACCAAAGGGGTTCTAATTGGCGGACAGGTTTTTCTGGCGCTTTCGCAGGCAGTTCATTTTGGCTTTTCCAACCAGTACCGGGCTTTTGGAACCACCGCGACGGACAATCTTTTTGTGAAGC is a genomic window of Calditrichota bacterium containing:
- a CDS encoding outer membrane lipoprotein-sorting protein, with the translated sequence MKRFIILAAIFAAWVTVGVARQDASLTGKQIMQKVLSQSNWKDMTGDLVMTLTTSRGETRVRKMKFYSKKKNENENMMLIKIIAPADVRGTAFLTIEHQNRDDDRYLYLPALRRVKKITASGKGGNFMSSDFTYYDMGKPKLNDWTYKRLPDETVNGRACFVVEATAASPKIAKETGYSKIVRWIRKDTFTTLKAVFYDRDGKKWKELSVPEVKKINGVWFSTVMIMHDVQIDHTSKMEFKNLKINTGVPAKFFTTRYLQRG
- a CDS encoding RND family transporter, translating into MASFFQWIIKRAWWVLAAVFVITLFLGYEIKNLKVETDISASLPQGIPAKRIYDKVGKIFPSRDFILVVVETDSLFRPNVIAKIDSLTRVFEDLPGIYSVMSPTNAKIITGTEEGMEVREVLQNIPRTPQEMAAYKKRLLSDNIFTGNLISNDRKAAGIMLFLKKTIRPRIIAGEVIKITQKESGPFKILATGKPVVNYYLARGMDRDMRVLFPLAILVVFFIPLFRFKRIKMVLIPLGVVIFSVIWTFGVMALVHSPLSHSTTILPILLISIGVADGIHILNHYFANSRFIKDRNKLVHFTMMELHGPVIMTSVTTMIGFLALNTSQVTSLLQLGIFTATGVFFAMILSLTFIPASLARMKIPTQLKEITGGRLDKLSHVYARFLIRHKWGVTIAIVLIVLVSIAGIPQIQLESSDIENFPPNHPLRLATEEINKHFAGANYIDVVIEGDRPGYIKNPLVLKKMAMLEDSLKTLPHVGGTLSLVDYIRRINQVLHNNNPAYYRIPNQTETETSRYFDDATGKWVEKRFTVPGRELIAQYLQLYEMSGKPEDLANLVDYNYQNAKVTAFLRTSRRTDLKAIDTWTRGFIRRHFDGVHADITGVSELYLAVNDLVVSGQLKSIFLSLFLVFLLTAFMFRSFTAGLFNVLPLFFAMFLNFAIMGWFGIYLNLMTMVTSSIAIGVGVDYAIHFYHRYRMKFLESHNYEQATDQTMEEAGVAIFINALTVAAGFAILLFSAFKGISLMGLLITLTMVWSSFGALTILPTLFMILKPKFNHIGGKK
- a CDS encoding TetR/AcrR family transcriptional regulator; this encodes MAVRHRKERERLARQQLILDAAIQVFSRKGFHQATMDDVAQEAELGKGTLYYYFRSKDEILQKLLEDNTRRFFDQIIQAIASEKSFIQMVRKVLLFYASYFTEHKTFFNIYFPFESGQIQFKSPGFSNFRQTYFEYRKPLEEKLFQKMREEKIRTVDPRNFWRILGGIIMGINLEIYRETPLTEIIHMIDQLTAIFEQGLK
- a CDS encoding TonB-dependent receptor — translated: MIIYRSIQRFFLFIFVASWWVSLLFAQQTGGIKGVVLDLNTRKPVEGVLVRIQNTSASAVSDQKGHFFLHKIPIGTYTLEFTKMGYQTLILPKQHVLPSKTTQVIAELNRSSGEKEDVFYIGGIRVEADKAELPNDPVSKDVVKSGDIENLQASSLGDVLEIIPGVEKTNRLGLARSIQASIRGRTNDSFSTFGTKVILDDAPISNNANLQRFSNVALGQNISLTTGQGIDLRNIPADNIEKVEVIKGVPSVRYGDFTEGIIKVETKIGKRPPRLIMKQNPDTKEINFGNGIVRWNTGFTIDLNYGYSERDLRKVGDEYHRFTGNLITLKRFFGNKLTVKHKIFGQRLIDEEKPTDIHKNKRYNRGYTINNDVWGDYVINNLTKFTYSQYVHFRKQNTFAQKLVEADPRSYIGSMRIIGDEWNAGGRWEFHLKRLMGEAIFHDFIFGSNIEYDKNTGRGVIIDSTKNYYGPLSGKRSYNFDRIPGQALVGLYAEDKITLHYLWDLTWTLGLRYDLFHPQSVTLSGLWTSKPFIKSRHGSYLSPRVGLIVFLGKNNRLRFGYGLSAKSPPLTNVYRTPQVLAFRDTTYRHSQNNPNLKGYQLKKLDMGLDSRLFNFARTSLEGYYTIREDQMKAVTYPFGYSVNPDTITEATYSIYENRGWTRRYGVELSIRTITYKNLSFLLNFAHRSEKYGSTGLFYYSHTDTSKGQRPWVPVGTGWRKKAILDFRMSYKARSLGIWVSLWAQSVMYEKYQRYTAHPYYWWENNRMHYPPKTVYNLTVSKSLWKGAEVSFYVNNFFDSRNLYRHPYLHTYSERTPEIFYGFKLSTRL
- a CDS encoding DUF4876 domain-containing protein; translation: MRVRIFQIFWIGFLPALFLASCLQKKPVCFDGRGEARVYVEFKEAPQLPGIPVEHARVTLKPWFTAVIPPEFTDENGVARFEGLLSGKYAVSAMYNFDSLKVLVGSSDLTIRSPEASHVSISMYASKPGLKINELYTVGPPNDEFYFYDQFIELYNSADDTAYLDGMVVCRLFQNIDNVTYIFQFPGTPVTGRQYPVPPHAFVVLAGDAINHKKLFPGSVDLSHADWEFYNPLSPTDPNNPDVPDIV
- a CDS encoding DUF4876 domain-containing protein — translated: GKRVDFMIALTNDEVAIATGEDVNYQDGLDFDTILDGVEYQSSPTYLKTLDPRVDRGFAGVGLTRYSGMSMERKYPGMDTDNSTVDFRIIPHPTPGYQYQGQN
- a CDS encoding DUF4876 domain-containing protein yields the protein MQVYVDFKESPELPGIPVENAKVELRPQYLATIPPCFTDDQGMARFQNLISGTYIASATCRWDSLKVLVGSTKSNVLSNTTVIDTVHLFPSKPGLKINELYTVGPPNDEFYFYDQFIELYNSADDTAYLDGMIVCRLSRDITKVTYIFQFPGTPVIGRDYPVPPHTFVVLAQDAIDHSKIIPGSIDLSHADWEFYNPNSPSDPDNPDVPNIVNIKVGERIDFLISLTSDEIIIATGEDVNYQDGIDFDTVIDGVEYQSSPTSLKTLDPRIDRGFTGVGLVKYSGMSLERKYAGLDTDDSRVDFHIIPHPTPGYEYRP